The Perca flavescens isolate YP-PL-M2 chromosome 8, PFLA_1.0, whole genome shotgun sequence DNA window AAAACTGAACATGCTTTTGTCAAATTTGATGTTAATGCCCTTTTCTAACGCATCCTTAGACCCCACTTTTCTCTTAATGTTTCACAGTTCATCTTAGATCAATTACTCACTATACAAGGGCTTTAGTTCCCTCATTTATCACGTTAAACTTGTCAACTGGTTCACTCACCGTTGTAAGACCACAgtagctctctctcactgtagCACAACATCCAATGAGCCCAATAATGAAAAGGAGGGCTCCAACTGCAATAATGGTCACCGCTGGGATGAGAGTGTACACATCTTCAAAGAAGTGATCGTAATCATCGTAAGTGATGAAGACGTAGGCTCCGACATAGCACAGGATTCCAGCGGCGGCCTGagggtgacaaaaacatcaacatttttACTCAAGCCTATCCATAAAGGGAAAGGAAGTGGTAACTTACCAAAAAAGGGTTTTCACTTTTTCGGTTTTTGtgataaacatttatttatttattttttaaacagcatacaaaacatacaatttgcaACAGCAACAGGTTTTCACTTTTTCAAAGTGTCTGGGTTGGGTTCTGCTGCACCACTGATATACATGACAATTAACAGTATGCTGCGATTGGTTTTTCAATGGTTATTGTTCAGTCACCATACAACATATCATCACTGACATCTCCAACCTTTGACATAACTCTACTTAAGTGAAAGCTTTTATTCACAAAGAATATGTTCATAGCATTTTCCTCTCTacctgggacattttgggactgaTTAGCAGGGATTGctatggacgaagtacacacagcgatacactggtaagagcaaattacatttaaccatgtatccagctactTTGAAACAGcttacattactgtattgtgtgacagttaacttcatttaataatgTACATGGCGTTTTcatttgcggggtgcaaatgttacaccaaaacaagttccttcccgagactattttgcacagccaccgttgctgcgtccagaaacgattgtgattggtttaaagaacaacccagagttttttttcttcctcctatCCTATCTGAGTTGTAGCTAGACCTAActtccacagtgctgtggagctAGGTCTGGCAGTACTATGCTACTTTAAACTGCACTACATGTCAAGAGAAATTTCcttgacagctatagttactttGCCGTTTCAGAATTTACATACAAAACGTACTATTCTACAAGTAGCCTAGTCACAAATGTCTCCACCTCAAACTGATGCACACTAAAACGCTATTTATGTATTAATGCATCTgtaatgaatgataatgtagcaatattgtatatatataataattacacacaaaaataagtgtacttaatacttgaagtacattttgctggtgaatatgttttacatttgATTTACTTTTACATGTAAAGGAGTTTCAGAAGGATAAAACTGAACCTGCAGTTTTAACAGAATGACCTGAGGACCTTTtatcaatataaaataaaccaCTACATTAACTAAACTGTCTtcttgtattttttatatttctgttgctTGGTGAATTAAGATTAAACTGGGGGGGTCAAAACAGTGATAGTTTGACTTCAGTAAACAACACTCAGTGGTGAAAGAAGCACTTTTAAGTATTCTTTACCtgagtaaaagtagaaataccgTAATCCAAAAATTCTCCATTTGAAGTAAAAGTcttgaatttaaaatgttacttaagtaaaagtacagaagtattatgTATTGGCAAAATGTATACTGTAAGGTATCAACATTACTCGTTATATTATTatagaatattatattattctgtttttatcattgacaaatacagtatatgatatAAGAGCATTTTGATGTTGTACTGCATCAATGTTTAGCCAATTTTAGATACTTTGTATATACTACTGGGTACATTAGTAGTATAGTACTGCATCATATTATATAAGCATACAATGGTGGATgaagtattcagatattttacttCAGTACAAAATAGCAgtaccacagtgtaaaaatactctgttacaagtaaaagtcatgcattcaAAATCGTACTTTAAGTGTAAGTACAAAAgaattagcatcaaaatatacttaaagtaccaaaaataaaaaaataaatactcatTATGCTGAATGGCCTATTTCAGAATATTATACATCACTGGATTAAAATAATTGGTGCATTAATGATGTCaatttaatgttgcagctggtaaaggtgggcTACTTTGTATACTGCGGGAGTGCGGgtatttaatttgtttgtatgaataatctaaatctgcaaagaAACTAACTAAAgctattaaataaatgtagcgAAAAACAATATTTGCCACAAATATGTAGGCCTAGTAGAGTTCAAGTAAAAAGTAGCTTGAAAGGGAAATACTCAAGTGAAGTGCAAGTAGGCTACCTTAAAATTGTACGGTAGCTACATAAGTAAAAGTAACGTTAcgtagttacattccaccactggcaaTACTGCATTTTTCTAAGCAGGcaaatggtctttttttttactataaaatgtaatgaaaggtactttatttaaaaatgacttGTTAGCGGCAAATCATTAAAGCTTAGATATTATATATCTTAAGTAATGTCTTTTCCACTGCCTTCTCAAACTAATCCCTCCCTGGTTAAACAAAGGTCGGCTGCCGCAGCTAGCCGAGCAGCTGACTGCACACACAGCTAACACAGCTAGCTATAGTGACGCACGtttaaaactgtcaaaaaccTCCAAACTTACCCAAAATATAAGGTTCAGAAAAACCAGGACCGTCTTTGAGGACGTGATGCCGCACTGCCCCATCTTAAACACGGGGGTTTGGTGCGGTAGGCTACGTGTTGGAAAATAATGCAGGTTTCTACTCAGACATGTCCCAGCCAGCTCCACCACTCATCCCAACGCTGCCTGTCACTGGATCTGGCTGTAGGCTACTTGCACCGAGGCGACGCAGCACAACCATTCCACCCCAAACTGTAGTCAATAGCATATGGCTAGTTACCAGAATATGatgttttcaatatttttctgtTGTTAGCATTtgataggcctatatgtagTCAACTATTAAAGATTAAGCCTATGTTAATTAATCTAAATGACAATTGGAGTAACTTCTGACATCTAGTGGTGGAAAACATAATTCAACTTTTATACCTAGCCTACTTGTGCCttatacataaaacattttatcaGAGTATCAGTACCACCAGTATCACCACTCTGGGATTACTGGTCAGATTACATGATATTAATAATACAAGATATAGGCTACTGGTGTCACAGTAGAAATCCAAATATAGGATAGGttgtaaataaaaatggaaaacataCTAACCCTGAGTCAGCAGTCACTGAATCATCAATATGTGCACTTTGTTGTGATTTATACATGTAACTTGATTATATAATTTATACATAACTATATGTAGAACCAATGGCACCCCAGCTATAACGATGTAAAGTGGAAATGTAGTCAAATAATAGCCTCTTTTGTCTTTGCTGGGATTAAACTGGTAGAGAGAAAAAGTGAGAGGAAAAGTGTTGCGTAAACCATGTCCAAAGCTCAAGATTACTTTCAAAGTAAAGAAACCAGATACACTGGGAGACAGAGGCATTTAGGCATTTTTTAGATTGTGCACATATATAGTTCAATTGATTGaacatactatagtatttatttatttgatcatTATCATGAAAGCTACATGAAATATCTTTTTTTGACAGTGTTGTTTCTCaaatacaatacagtaacatgccTCTATTTGCAGCAAAAAGAATATGTTCACATTTTAATATCCACATGatttggaaaaacaaacacagacacatacaagcACTCTATCAATAGCTGTTACCAATGGTGTTAATAGCCTTCTATTTCATAGCAGAAAAGCTGAAATCAGCATGCGTGCCAAAAATTTTATCCCAGTGGGTAAAGTGTGGTGCAAAATTGGTGTTGGGTTTCTGATGGTGCACATTGTATTTGCTGGGCCCTCCATAGATGCCGAACGGTATCAGGCGTGATGTGGACCAGGGGAAATCATAGCCACAGTGATCCTCAATAGAAACGTAGACATGCAACACCATGAAGGCCCATGTGGTGAGTTGGTGACACCTCAGGACCATAGAATTCAGAGTGGTCCAAAAGCCCACTGGGACCAACTCCCATCCGCCAAGACACTGAGTGGCTAAGGCAAAGGGAGATGAGTAATTATGATGGATGGCATGGAAAGTGACATACAgccaaaaaaaaatggaaatctaCAATTCCATTATGACCTATTTTATATAGTCATGATTATGACTGAGCAATTTCCATCTGCTGATAAAGATCATGTGAATATATGATTGAGAATTCCAGAGCAACTTCTAAATTCACTTTGTGACAGCAGTTGTGTCCAAGTCAAGAATCAACTTTGAACCTCTTCACGTCCATTTCACACTCCCAAACGGTAGAGGGCGACATAACACATTTATATTCAGAGCACCTTTCGAAAGTAACTAAAATATTCTGAACCACcattttttgtaatatttttatctttattgcAAATCAATGACAAATTCCAAAATGCATGTATACCAGGggtatatgtcaatggttagGAGCAGGTTAGGAggtatataaaatatgaaagagtaaaaaaaacaaaaaatataaccTTTCGTCGCACGTAATGACGTAAACGACTGCGCTGTTACGTACGGATACGTTTCTTGTTGCACGTAACGGTGCAGTCACTTGTCACTtgaggtaacgttagctttttAACACTTACACGGAATAAGCTTTAACGCGGATCCTTGTGTGTACTTGAGGTGATGTTATCTTTCTTATTTGATTTGAATGAAGTGACTTACATAGCAAAACACTTCAGCGGTACCTAGCTaaagtttagctagctaacgttacgcatagagctaacgttactgtcaCGTGACGTTAGGTATGTTTTTGTCCATACAACACTGAGCTGATCAACATTAAAGCAAAATGCCACGCTATTGTTTGGAGGTTACTACAATTTTTCAACATAAAGagcaaaataaagaaattgggTTCCCAGTTTGTTATGGCAGAACTTGAATGTCCTTATTGCCCAGTACCCATACATACATAGCGCTATCTGATCTCTTGTGGCAGATGAATGAGAGCAGATATTTGTATCCAGGTTTCAAAGTCTTGTAGAAAGTCTTCTCATAAGATTAGAGGCGGTTCTGGCAGCCATATTAATGTCCATATTAATTACAAATGGGCGTTTGTGTCCAAATACTTTTGGCCCTGTAGTGTTTACATATAAGTAAATAAGTAGATACATCTGTTTAatctttgttactgtactcatTCATTCAGGTGTTAATAATGATggaggatggtgagggagagaAGATGGGTGAATCAGAGCCTGTGCTCCATACACAGCAGCTGTGTCGCTTCTTCTCTCAAGGAAGACACTGCAATTTTGGGAAGAAATGCAGATTCCTACACATAAGAGATGATGCCAAAGCTCATGAGAAGAAAACCATCAGGACACCCAGCCAGTCAGACGTTGCATCTCCAAACTCAGAGGTTCCTGGAGGAGATGTGGGGCACAGGCCTCCTCCCACTAGTAACTCCAGGGTTGCTCCAGCAGCTGGCCGCCGCCCCTGTCGCTACTTTATCTCAGGCCACTGCACTATGGAAGACAGATGTCGCTTCTGGCATCCACCACAGTTCCCCCCACTGGATGACCAGCCTGTTCCTGGAAAGAACCCAAGACCTGCACAGAGGATGCCACCAGTACCTCGTCCTGGCATCCTCCAAGAGGTCAAGCTGTGTGACCTGACAGAGAATGTCGCCATGCAGCTACGAGACACAGAGATCGAGCAGTTGAAGAAGCGTTTTCCCAAAGACCAGCTGATTATTCAGGAACAAAGTAATTGCAAAGTTACTTATTACAGGGTGGCTGTAGAGGCCACTGATCCAGACTGGGTAAACCTTTTTTTCTACCTTCTTTCTCTTGTCCTCCCTCGAAAGCTTACAGCAAAAATCCACCCACATATTTTTTCTATAATACAGTAGAGCTCAGTTTTAATTGGTGAACTTGAAAAAGTTCTCTTCTTCACTCATAAACACAGAGTGAGAATGTATTTGGAGACAAATGCTGAAGTCTCTCCGTAGACAATAAATAGTAAAACCATACCTACTATGCTGTGACGGCACCCATGGTGATTTTACTGTCAAAGTGTAATTGTTAGTGAAtaatagaggtgtgaatcttcactgatctccagattcaattacgattatcatgttagcgcttcaattcaatttgatatctcgatgcatcacaatgcgtcaaatacatttttctattaaagccatgtaggatatttaattcatagcttttcaagcttcaaaaacaaaaccttctGCAGtgactaaataaattggatacataaaactacagcactgagcacatggcacttcctgaatgtgcaaaacataacagaatatgtaaacagaaatgttcttaggcctacattaaattgtaaacagaaataatcgattatgagcctgccgattatcaatgcagcatcgtccatgtccacgattcgatgcatagattatttgattaatttcaacacctctagtgaATAACATGGGATATTTATCAATTAAACTGCACCACTGTGATAAAATTAGGCCTAAAATAGTGATTAAAACTTGGCTATTTTGGCTAAATTTGAAAACAAGTTATTTAAAAAGATTAATTTGCAATTCTACTATTCCCTTGGATTAGATTtgatagactttattgatcccaaattggAAAATGTCTTACAGTGTTGCTTAGCCAGTGCCAGAATAAGGTAAGACATAGCCAACTATTTGACTGAATAAATCTTACTGGCATATCAGAACTATTAATCCACTTTATCAGCATTGTTATATAAACTATAATCCACAAGTTTCACACTCCTGTGAATCATTAATGAACCAACCTTTTTTCGTCATGCTTTGGTGTGATAATAGGTTACATAGATGGAAATTACCCTACTACAGTACTATCTGGTCCAGATGATATACTAACTCAGCATTTTAACTTCTAGCCCTTTGATCTGAAAGAAGTTGACATCATGGTGAGCTTCCCAGACAGTTACCCCCAGGAGGTAAAGACCACTGCTTCCATTTTCACTACAGGTTCTGTAATACACTATACAGTAAATGGTTGACATGAAAAGAACATTTCCTTATCACTTGATACATTTTCTTAGATTTTTACATTGGACATACCGTTGGACCAGGAGCTGCCGCCAATAATGGCAAGGTAAAAGCATGTACAGtttattttaaacatgtaaTGTTTGGAGTCATTGGTGGTGACATTTATATAAATCTTTGGCTATGTAGACATGTACAGCAAGCATCATTGGAGTGGCTTCAAGCCAAGCATGCAACCAATCAGCTTCTGGGAAAGGTAGAGCTGCTCTTCCGGCCTTTTCTTCGCTGGCTCGATCGTAGTTTGGAGAGACTGTTCACTGAAGGAGCCCGGCAGGTGAGACTGCAATCTGCATGAACAGAAGATTGTGAATTGCGTTTTCCCTTTTTAATTTACCgaaacaaactgtaaatatctgctttcattttattttcccaATGCTGAAAGATTTTCTCTTGAATGTTTTTGcagttaaaaaaagacattgatTTAGAAAAAGCTGGATTGCAGTTCATACCGTACCAGGAACTCCAGGCAACAGTGTGTGAAAAATCTGTCAACGATCATTCATCTGACACTGCTGCTGCAGGTGAGGATGTTGCTGATGAAGGAAAACTGGAAAAGAGAGATAGCGAGAGGACAATGGAGGGAGGGAAGTTAGTGCAGCAGGAGGGTCCCGGTGGTGATGAAGGGCAGCagcaggagggggaggaggaagccagtcatctggtggagaaCATTAAGATCAGTGATCCCCGCAGAGGCACAGAGGTAAAGCTGCTGGGACTGAGGCTGGGAGAGAACACAGCCACCGTAGTGGCCAAACAAATCACTGTTTGTCTTCAATGCAACAGGTGAGGACAAAGAGCTAAATGTCATATATCAATATCACAAATTGGACCGTTTAACCAGAATGACGCACTTGACTGTTCCTGTCCTGTCTGCAGGTGTAAGGTAACTGCAGACCTGACACTGACTGGGAGGGCACCCTGTACAGCTCAGTGTGAAAAGTGCAGTGCAAGCATCAATGCTGCATTCAGGCCCTGCATGCTGCACCATTACAGCGATGTCCTGGGATACCTGGACCTTCACAACGCTGCACCTGCTGACCTTGTTCTTCAGGAATGTGAACTCATTGTGGGCTGCCTCAGCTGCTCCCAGGAGGGCCCTGTGCAGGTGATGAAACCGGTCATGTTCAGCACTGCAcatctgttttgtttgaaaatcaGTACGAAATATCACCAGAAGTGAAATATGTCATCTCTGAAATTGCTTATTTTCATCAGAACCTTTCCTATGGTCAAACAAAGGAGTTTAATTGTGAACACTGCCACAGCAAACTCGGGATTCTGGCTGAGAGCACAAGATTCCAGTATATTCAGCCACGCGCCAGCAAAACAGGTCCACCTACACCCAGCTCACCTACATTTGCTATCAAAGGAGTCTAAAATcttacaacaacaaaactgcCAAAGTTTGCTCTCTCACCTCacattgttatttaaaaagCTACACAGTGCATGAAACACAGTGCATGAAACCCTTTCAGACCAgaatataatgtataataaaGAATAATAATTCTTGCCCCCTTTGTGCAGGTCCAAGTGCTTGTGCTGTTAATTATAAGACGATAAGAGATCCAGCTGTGCAAAAGGGGAAGCCCCTGCCAGAAAAAGGAGTATGTAAACATTACAGACAGAGCCACCGCTGGCTAAGGTACCATCGTCACTGTGTCCTGTCTCATTTCACGTGTCTGACATGGAAGCTCTGAGAAGAGCAAGTATCGTGAAGCCTTTGTGCTACTGCCTGCCTTCAGGTTTCCCTGCTGTGGCCGGGCTTACCCCTGTGATGGGTGCCATGATGAGGACCAGGACCACCCCATGGAACTGGCCACCAGGATGATCTGTGGCTACTGTGCCAAAGAACAGGTGAGCTAAAGACTGCGGCAAATGTTAGACTTTGCCTCTGAATTGAAACTTTGTATCGTTTGTCGTTGCAGCCGTATGGCAACGGAAAGCCCTGCATCAGCTGTGGAAGCATGATGACGAGAGGTGCACGCACCAGCCACTGGGAGGGAGGACTGGGATgcagaaacaaaatcaaaatgagCAGGTACATCTATATCTAACTACTCTAAGGTCCACATTTGTCTACTTTTATGTTAACATTACTGATGAAAACATAATGGTACTGTAGTTGTAATGGctttaattattaaatattacaAAGCactgaatagttttttttttgttcactttttttttttacttttgttgtcAGTGGTTAAAAGATTAAgttagttttttgtttattttcagaaaTGATCGACATAAATATGCCAACACCAACAAAACGATTTCAAGGAAGGCCGTCGGTGAAAAGAAGTAGTTGGTGAAGAAGAGCATTATCCCTCTAACTTATGAAAAGACAAATTTATAAATGATTTCAAAGAAATTATTGCACATTTTCCCCATTGTTGTTGTGATTATTCAGTGTGATTGTGAGAAGTGTTGAAATTGAAAAGTCTGTCAATTGAATGTGGATTGAATTGGATGACttgtgagttttatttttaagatttctGTAAATCAAAATGAGGGTCTATTCTGCAACTCGGATTAGAAAACTATCTGGAGCATATTTaacttttacaaaaacaaaaaagcgtCTTTGTCCATGTGCAACATGACCTCATGACTTGCTCCAACCGGACAGGCGGCCAACAATGGGATATGTTGGCTAAGAGCTTCATGACAGTGCTGTATAACCACATATTCTTTGTTCTCCTGGAATAATTGGCATGTTCATACTGCCTACACCAATACTGCCACAGGATGCTCTACTCTGTTTGAAGTATTCATTGATGGACTTGAACAAGCTGTACTTCTCCTCTTTGACAGAAATTATAAACTATAATTGgcattttatactgtacatcacaAGCATTCACAGCTTTACCTGTGGATTCATGCAATCCACCATGAACACATGGTGCCTTTTTTCTTGGTCCACTGAGCAGCTCAGCATCCCAGAACGGATGACTGTTGGACTCCGGAGCAACCAGGACccaattattttaaagtgcCACCCACTTTGAGTTTTTGCGAGCAAAGCAAACCCCAAACAACTTcctgttctttcttttctcacaATGTTAATACAAAGTCTTAACCTTTTCATATCTTGCTTACAAATCCCACGGAGGAATAATAAGCTTTCGAACAAAAACACCAAGTAGTGTTTGTCAGGCTTTCACCAAGAGGTCCAGTACAATACAAACAGAATAAAGGATAACCCGTACTTGACAAAGTTCTGAGCTTGGACTGGATGTTAGACTGACTTGAATGTAGAatacattacaaataaaaatgacaccGCAAAAAGGGGATTCAAAGGTAAAAAACTGATGGAGATACTGATGCATGTGGAGGCCAGGAATGATAATTAGTATCAGGTCTTATGTTGAGCTTGAATGTTTATGCTATTTGCCGACCGGCTGCAGTAGGACATCCTGGTATTTTTGGCATACTGCATTTGACATACTCTGCATCGGGACATACTCTATCATTTCTGGCATACTAAATAGTATGGTAGTATGGGTATTGGAACACAGTTACTttcatctccatgacaactgggCAGCTCCATATGCTAAAGAAGGCCATAAGATACACAGAGCAAGTGGACTTgattaaaaaggtttttattttattctctttCTTTATCAGTCCTTTTGGTTTTACCTAGGTGGGTTCAAAGATTGCCTTTGCAGCTGTTGTGCTTGCTGTGTCTAGAAATCAATTTATATACAAGTACTGCATGACGGTTTTTGATAAGTTAATtatcatttttacttttttttttttttttttttaagctgaaTCTTTATAAAATGACcaataacacacaaacattaaaatattttaatatatttatttttttaccccaaaataaaaacaaaccaatgcTATAAAATTTCAGTGAAGACTCTTATTTAAATACTGCACAAACATGTTAGATATGTGTCCCGAGTTCTCTGTTGGGTGCATCTTGGTGTAGCTGATGAACTGGCGCCGAAGTTTCCTCAGCTCTGCCATGTTGATACTCCTGGTGAGCTCGATGTTAAACATCAGGTTAAGGACATTTGAGTACAAGAAGAAGACAGAAGATTTGCCTCAAGTTTTCTGCAGCACAGCTGAACAGTGAAGAAGCAATAACTAACAGACCAAAAGTATCACAGCTCAACCTTTAAGGAGAACGACACAAAGTACTGTTACTGACGTCATCTTAAATAATGCACCACGCCATTAAAAGGTTGACCAGCAAAAAGTTAGTTTCTGCCTGGAATGGCACGTTCAAAGGGAATAAATCAAACGGTTTCTTCTGAGGTCTGACAGTACACCTGCATTTGATGTCTCTCCCCCCAATACGTATCCCACAGCATGTTGTTACAGGCAAGACCTTTAACAGTGATTGGCTGCTTTGCCCTTCATTAAAAGTTCTTTGATGGACATGCATCCATGTTCCCTTCTCCTTCAAACAAGTCATTTGATGCAGAGTACTTTGCCTCCTGCTGGTGAGGGAATATGACTCCTTAAGAACTAGATGATAAAAATGAGTCAGCACAAATTAACAGAGGTAATACAAATTAGAATCAGACATTCAGTCATAAGCCGTGAAAGATCACTGCTACCTGGACTTGTGGCATCCCACACAAAAACCTACCTACTAGAACCTGTGAAAGGCTTCTTCAAAATTtgagttttaaataaaaagtagacatgtaaatgtgtaaaaaaggATATCTTCTCTGTAGCTCCTGGAACTGGAATGAGATCCCCGGGAACACTTGTCTTCTGTGCGTTAAAAATTGCCTGGAAATTTTAAATGACCTCtatcaaacacaaatacaaatacctCTATCATTACATACAAAAAAAGTAGTGTTTCTACTGACAAACACAGCTGCTTTGGTTTGTAGGGAGTTCAAGATCAGCAAAGTGGTATCTGCACACTAAGAATTAAATGGACTGATTAATCAAAATGACGAAGGTACTTGTTCTTCTAATTATTCAATTCATTTACAGGGCACTTGTATAAAAACAGATGATTTCTTATTGGCGAACACCAATTAGCAGACATAACCCATCACAGGTAGTAAAAGCTAGATAAATAATTACAGGAACAAAAAGGTATTTACAAAACAATACCATTATCAAAGTAACCTTCCAGAGCATCACATGACCAGATCCACACTGCTAAATTAGTCAATGAAACCTTGACGTTAGTTCCCTAAATTAAATGGTCCCCACTTCTTTCATGTAACTATGGCCTTCAATATACTGGTAAAACAAGTAGACAACTCAAGTCTCAGAATTGATTAACATAAGCGTACATCTTGACATTCTGCGGTATTGCTAGGATTCTTCCAGCTGCAGGGAAGTGAATATAGAAATAAGAGGACTTCA harbors:
- the si:dkey-24l11.2 gene encoding uncharacterized protein si:dkey-24l11.2, encoding MMEDGEGEKMGESEPVLHTQQLCRFFSQGRHCNFGKKCRFLHIRDDAKAHEKKTIRTPSQSDVASPNSEVPGGDVGHRPPPTSNSRVAPAAGRRPCRYFISGHCTMEDRCRFWHPPQFPPLDDQPVPGKNPRPAQRMPPVPRPGILQEVKLCDLTENVAMQLRDTEIEQLKKRFPKDQLIIQEQSNCKVTYYRVAVEATDPDWPFDLKEVDIMVSFPDSYPQEIFTLDIPLDQELPPIMARHVQQASLEWLQAKHATNQLLGKVELLFRPFLRWLDRSLERLFTEGARQLKKDIDLEKAGLQFIPYQELQATVCEKSVNDHSSDTAAAGEDVADEGKLEKRDSERTMEGGKLVQQEGPGGDEGQQQEGEEEASHLVENIKISDPRRGTEVKLLGLRLGENTATVVAKQITVCLQCNRCKVTADLTLTGRAPCTAQCEKCSASINAAFRPCMLHHYSDVLGYLDLHNAAPADLVLQECELIVGCLSCSQEGPVQNLSYGQTKEFNCEHCHSKLGILAESTRFQYIQPRASKTGPSACAVNYKTIRDPAVQKGKPLPEKGVCKHYRQSHRWLRFPCCGRAYPCDGCHDEDQDHPMELATRMICGYCAKEQPYGNGKPCISCGSMMTRGARTSHWEGGLGCRNKIKMSRNDRHKYANTNKTISRKAVGEKK